Below is a window of Chloroflexi bacterium ADurb.Bin180 DNA.
TGTTCTACCTGCTGTGCGGGGTAGGTGCGGCAATGGGGCAGTACATCATCGAACCGACCTCGCAGGTGCCCATGGTCGGCGCCAGCGGTGCCATTTCCGGCGTGATGGGGGCATACCTGCTACTCTACCCCCACGTCGAGGTCGAAACCCTCGTTCTCTTTGGCCTCTGGGGCCGGGTCGTCAGGCTGCCAGCAGTAGTCGTGCTCGGCATGTGGATTGTACTGCAGCTCTTTAGCGGGCTGGCCTCCCTGGGCGCGGAGGCATCGGGCGGCGTGGCCTTCTTTGCGCACATCGGCGGATTCCTCGCCGGCCTCGTTCTAGTGTTGATCCTGCGCCGTAAGCGATGGTGGGAACAATGAGCAATCCTGGACGCAAACTCTATCAACTGCAAGCGCTTGACCTCGAACTGAGAGAGCAGCTCAGCCGACTCAGGGAGAAGGAAAGCCTGTTGGGCGAAACGGCCGAGTTCCGCGCCGCCAAAGCGAGCGTGGACGAAGGCGAACGGGACCTGGCGGCCAGGAAATCAGCCGCCAAGGAGCTCGAGTATGAGCTGGCCCGCACCACCGACAAGCTCAAGAGCACTGAAGCCCGACTCTACGGAGGCGGCGTCAGCAATCCCAAAGAGCTCAACAGCCTCCAGCAGGAACACGAGTACCTGCAACGAACTCGGGGACGCTACGAGGACGAGCTGCTGCACGCCATGGCGGCACTCGAGGGGGCCGAGGCGGAGCTGGCGGCCAGGTCAAAGCACCTAGGCCAGGTTCGAGAGGCGTGGCAGAGCAGCCAGTCCGCGGTTACGGGGCAGGTGCAGGACCTCCGCGCCCGAGTGGCCGAGCTAAAGGCTCAGCGCGGCGGTCTGACAGCGGACATCGATGCGGCATCGCTGTCGTTGTACGAGGACCTAGCCCGCAAGAAGGGCGGGCGCGCCGTGGCGCTACTGGTGAAACAGACTTGCCAGGGGTGCAGAGTGACTCTGCCCAGTGGCAAGGCGCAGGAAGCGCGCAAGTCGGCGGTTCTGGTGCTCTGTACTAA
It encodes the following:
- the gluP_1 gene encoding Rhomboid protease GluP, whose amino-acid sequence is MIPLRDLNPRRRFPLITIALILINVAVFAVEALTPNEQALSELIFTWGLIPARLGTLEPAAFVTIITSMFLHSGFMHIAGNMLYLWVFGDNIEAALGSARFLLFYLLCGVGAAMGQYIIEPTSQVPMVGASGAISGVMGAYLLLYPHVEVETLVLFGLWGRVVRLPAVVVLGMWIVLQLFSGLASLGAEASGGVAFFAHIGGFLAGLVLVLILRRKRWWEQ
- the smc_4 gene encoding Chromosome partition protein Smc — encoded protein: MSNPGRKLYQLQALDLELREQLSRLREKESLLGETAEFRAAKASVDEGERDLAARKSAAKELEYELARTTDKLKSTEARLYGGGVSNPKELNSLQQEHEYLQRTRGRYEDELLHAMAALEGAEAELAARSKHLGQVREAWQSSQSAVTGQVQDLRARVAELKAQRGGLTADIDAASLSLYEDLARKKGGRAVALLVKQTCQGCRVTLPSGKAQEARKSAVLVLCTNCGRILVAE